The following coding sequences lie in one Catharus ustulatus isolate bCatUst1 chromosome 5, bCatUst1.pri.v2, whole genome shotgun sequence genomic window:
- the SHROOM3 gene encoding protein Shroom3 isoform X2: MRMLDNINTSISPSECSITHKGRYIYLEALLHGGAPWGFTLKGGLEHGQPLIISKIEEGGKADSLPSKLQAGDEVVNINEVELSSSRREAISLVKGSYKKLKLVVRRDTHAAQGCTELSPSPLSQDCVSADFQPSKAPWAAGVKLRLKTRRETPGRPHSWHSTKLAENHPDPSMMQISQGTLGTPWHQSYHSSSSTSDLSAYEHGYLRRSPDQYSSRGSMESLDHSSPAYHPCHLSPAKSTNSIDQLSHLHSKRDSAYSSFSTNSSIPEYAAGPAGREQPCCPAQPRGALPEPMRQADIRYVRTVYDAQQRVSREYEVPPSALLPGGDHGHGRPHASGRHSAGSSWAQPDSRSQPPAGPPLPPARSDSYAAIRHHGSGPEPSKPGRTQPKGAWAPLASSLPQGPLLKAPFGDGHLHTVVEKSPESSPTVKAKQSYSQAAQPGQPLLPTGVYAVPSPEPHYAQVPRPSASSTGTLYPALAKESGYSPALPASYDTAAASSTLGSDENGNQSTTNRSNIFYQPPATERKHEAKLIQQKPPSAAGPELCLAVSRKEELLPLYKAAHGHRDSTGTTQASKPVFQSPQPQLRDASERKTHYQPKEDWTPGSQEDRNGNAQVNERDTGAPPLWGHSKAKQYGFSSLQNIPESSRRQSSAEVRETQPGEGYSNTKLSFLNSSSREEKDHREQGHRQWSDVDPQAFTRQEEEGTSMALFQAAEPKCKDPPSPQLPKTLDFGRSRLSSSSTQSFSYSKPEAGKPRCSVLEKVNKFEQREQSTPRPQSAGVPSFGQHYGPSRTSQPAVTRCSVHSPEDTRSKLPSEAGRGSSPSVRNGKLEEADWHPVELQMVASVKQARPSEYYSPCPESEVQVRAAQLPRSRSTFQLGGEPEKDMFWKDNMQDAHGSQLDTSFNRAYRNSIKDAQSRVLRATSFRRISPPFGNVPKRVPQRPASAHVGMRSTAASPHTPKERHSITPTEGGFSSLDYSRTQHVLRIGGRKRLTVEQKKRSYSEPEKMNEVGISDGEPSPFSFQKKSTHFIFPENTVADRRKIFERDGKASSTASLSKPELKQLQQSALADYIERKTGRRPSSQDMGLLRERSHSSYLQLGGPDSQSLSSASSMNSLQEQNLFRRRESIERLSRTGRVSSTLPPGLLDYLDTSGDEKVPGRQDSLVTGRPKPERCRDYRARSDVTKGTQTDLLGMQGQPRYRKQEQVLEAPSTGRKSGKSVSVEDLLDRYDNRPVPVHVRSRSSPTADKKHQELLRRESSEFSPMVRDPFYVVSAGARSFSKKERSFSEKMALPSCYPRPLRSTEVTGPAALLENHKLSELSRPDSRTSAFFPAPAEARSHYAEQKQGFKPLFLNLSPAGSGHCSPSAPAQAPSDVQSTGDSQAPRQHHATREAVSPEGSGSTQAQPLDAAQDRSPETAAEELLWRRKAGPLHRSLPPKVAWAPPAKDGSYARAAASPPAASKPSQRWESLPTQSSTSSDPETPSPQLHISESGLQLTPPPPSLQDEEDDEVFVTPSQAPFSPPPPSRPLPELSSCTSANGTQEFPPPPPPQEGHGAAGDKSPRLPEEAGVSFKSFPKVLAEREITGLGTSTGENNWPTSLKRTGSPSAVDQQHQSPASSEGPQSTDRQPITQPEGNPREPALENASLDSGITSTAPPVKAKNKTPEDIKSEALAKEIVHKDKSLADILDPDSKMKTTMDLMEGIFPGGTSVLKENNMKRKMSQTQGSRTAVAGDRREEKEAPVTLVTCPAYYSVSAPKAELLNKIKDLPEEVGEEEELLDINEKKAELIGSLTHKLEILKEAKEGLLADIKMNNALGEEVELLISTLCKPNEFDKYKMFIGDLDKVVNLLLSLSGRLARVENVLSSLGDNANSEERSSLNEKRKLLAGQHEDARELKENLDRRERVVLDILGNYLSEEQLQDYQHFVKMKSALLIEQRELDDKIKLGQEQLKCLMESLPTDFTPRDAAAAAALAAALATSSGLGGKTPPAASSSL; encoded by the exons GCGAGAGACTCCAGGCCGACCTCACTCCTGGCATTCCACCAAACTCGCGGAGAACCACCCCGATCCCAGCATGATGCAAATATCTCAGGGTACGCTTGGCACCCCTTGGCATCAGTCCTACCACTCCAG ctcctccaccaGCGATCTCTCTGCGTACGAGCATGGCTATCTGAGGAGGAGCCCCGACCAGTACAGCTCCCGGGGCAGCATGGAGAGCTTGGACCACTCCTCCCCCGCCTACCACCCCTGCCACCTGTCCCCGGCCAAATCCACCAACAGCATCGACCAGCTCTCCCACCTGCACAGCAAGAGAGACTCGGCCTACAGCTCCTTCTCCACCAACTCCAGCATCCCCGAGTACGCGGCGGGTCCGGCGGGCCGGGAGCAGCCGTGCTGCCCggcgcagccccgcggggcgctGCCCGAGCCCATGCGGCAGGCGGACATCCGCTACGTGCGCACGGTGTACGACGCCCAGCAGCGCGTCTCCCGCGAGTACGAGGTGCCGCCCTCGGCCCTGCTGCCCGGCGGGGACCACGGCCACGGCCGGCCGCACGCCTCGGGCCGCCACAGCGCGGGCTCCTCCTGGGCGCAGCCGgacagcaggagccagccccCCGCGGGACCGCCGCTGCCTCCCGCTCGCAGCGACAGCTACGCGGCCATCAGGCACCACGGCTCCGGCCCGGAGCCCAGCAAGCCCGGCCGCACCCAGCCCAAAGGGGCCTGGGCACCGCTCgccagctccctgccccagggcccGCTGCTGAAAGCGCCCTTTGGAGACGGGCACCTGCACACCGTGGTGGAGAAGAGCCCGGAGAGCAGCCCCACCGTGAAGGCCAAGCAGAGCTACTCCCAGGCAGCGCAGCcggggcagcccctgctgcccaccGGTGTGTACGCCGTTCCCTCCCCAGAGCCGCACTACGCCCAGGTGCCCCGGCCTTCCGCCAGCAGCACCGGGACGCTTTACCCAGCTCTGGCCAAAGAAAGCGGGTACTCCCCAGCCCTCCCGGCCTCGTACGACAcggctgcagccagcagcaccctgggtTCGGATGAGAATGGAAACCAAAGCACTACAAACAGGTCGAACATCTTCTACCAGCCCCCTGCCACTGAGAGGAAGCACGAAGCCAAACTCATCCAGCAGAAGCCTCCCAGCGCAGCAGGCCCggagctctgcctggctgtgtcGCGAAAGGAGGAGCTGTTACCCCTTTACAAGGCAGCACACGGCCACCGAGACTCCACAGGTACCACACAGGCCTCCAAGCCTGTTTTCCAGAGtccacagccccagctgagggATGCTAGTGAGAGGAAAACCCATTACCAGCCCAAAGAGGACTGGACACCTGGATCCCAGGAGGACAGAAATGGCAACGCACAGGTAAACGAGAGAGACACTGGTGCTCCCCCCCTTTGGGGTCACAGCAAGGCCAAGCAGTACGGCTTCTCTTCCTTGCAGAACATCCCAGAGAGCTCCAGGAGGCAAAGCAGTGCTGAGGTAAGGGAGACGCAACCAGGCGAGGGTTATTCCAACACCAAACTGTCCTtcctgaacagcagcagcagagaggagaaggatcacAGGGAACAGGGGCACAGGCAGTGGAGCGATGTGGACCCACAGGCCTTCAcgaggcaggaggaggagggcacaAGCATGGCTCTGTTCCAAGCTGCTGAGCCAAAGTGCAAAGATCCCCCTTCTCCTCAGCTCCCAAAGACCTTGGATTTCGGGAGGAGCCGGCTCAGCTCTAGCAGCACCCAAAGCTTTTCCTATAGCAAACCAGAGGCTGGCAAGCCCCgctgctcagtgctggagaAGGTCAACAAGTTTGAGCAGCGGGAGCAGAGCACTCCCCGGCCCCAGAGCGCCGGCGTTCCCAGCTTTGGCCAGCACTATGGGCCGAGCAGGACGAGCCAGCCCGCTGTCACACGGTGCTCCGTGCACAGCCCAGAGGACACGAGGAGCAAGCTGCCCAGTGAGGCAGGCAGGGGCTCCAGCCCGTCCGTCAGGAACGGGAAGCTGGAAGAGGCTGACTGGCACCCTGTAGAGCTGCAGATGGTGGCGTCGGTGAAGCAGGCGAGACCCAGTGAGTACTACAGCCCGTGTCCTGAAAGTGAGGTGCAAGTAAGGGCAGCTCAGCTTCCACGGAGCAGAAGCACATTCCAGCTGGGAGGTGAGCCTGAGAAGGACATGTTCTGGAAGGATAACATGCAGGATGCGCACGGGTCGCAGCTGGACACGTCCTTTAACAGGGCCTACAGGAACAGCATTAAAGATGCCCAGTCCAGGGTGCTAAGGGCCACCTCGTTCCGGCGGATCAGCCCCCCGTTCGGGAACGTGCCCAAGAGGGTGCCCCAGAGGCCTGCCTCGGCCCACGTGGGCATGAGGAGCACGGCGGCGTCCCCACACACCCCCAAGGAGAGGCACAGCATCACACCCACGGAAGGGGGCTTCTCCAGCCTGGACTACAGCAGGACGCAGCACGTGCTGCGCATCGGGGGCCGGAAGCGGCTGACGGTGGAGCAGAAGAAGCGCTCCTACTCCGAGCCCGAGAAGATGAACGAGGTGGGCATCTCGGACGGGGAGCCATCACCTTTCTCCTTCCAGAAGAAAAGCACCCATTTTATCTTCCCGGAGAACACGGTGGCCGACCGGCGCAAGATCTTCGAGAGGGACGGCAAAGCTTCCTCCACAGCCAGCCTGTCCAAGCCGGAGCTcaagcagctccagcagagcgCCCTGGCCGACTACATCGAGCGCAAAACGGGGCGGCGGCCGTCCTCGCAGGACATGGGGCTGCTCCGCGAGCGCTCCCACAGCTCCTACCTGCAGCTGGGTGGCCCCGACAGCCAGAGCCTGTCCTCCGCCTCCAGCATGaactccctgcaggagcagaaccTTTTCCGCCGCAGGGAGTCCATAGAGCGGCTCTCCAGGACGGGACGCGTCTCTTCCACCCTTCCCCCTGGGCTCCTGGACTACTTGGACACGAGTGGAGATGAGAAGGTGCCGGGGCGCCAGGACAGCCTGGTCACCGGCCGGCCCAAGCCAGAGAGGTGCCGGGATTACAGAGCCAGGTCGGATGTCACCAAAGGCACACAGACAGACCTGCTGGGCATGCAGGGCCAGCCCCGCTACaggaagcaggagcaggtgCTGGAAGCACCCTCCACGGGCAGGAAATCCGGGAAATCCGTGTCTGTGGAAGACTTGCTCGATAGGTACGACAATCGGCCGGTCCCTGTGCACGTGCGCTCCAGGTCCTCTCCCACGGCAGATAAGAAGCACCAG gagctgctgagaagGGAGAGCAGCGAATTCAGCCCCATGGTGAGGGATCCCTTCTACGTGGTGAGCGCAGGAGCCAG GTCTTtcagcaagaaagaaagaagcttCTCAGAGAAGATGGCGCTCCCAAGTTGCTATCCCCGTCCCCTCCGCAGCACAGAGGTCACTGGGCCTGCCGCGCTGCTCGAGAATCACAAGCTCTCAGAACTTTCCAGGCCAGATAGCAGGACTTCTGCGtttttcccagccccagcagaggcgAGGAGTCACTATGCTGAGCAAAAGCAAGGCTTTAAACCTCTGTTCCTTAACCTTAGTCCTGCTGGGTCTGGCCACTGTTCCCCTAGCGCGCCTGCCCAGGCTCCCTCAGACGTGCAGAGCACAGGTGACAGCCAGGCCCCGAGGCAGCACCACGCCACACGAGAGGCTGTGTCCCCCGAGGGCAGCGGGAGCACTCAGGCACAGCCTCTGGACGCTGCCCAGGACAGATCCCCCGAGACTGCCGcggaggagctgctgtggaggaGGAAAGCCGGGCCGCTGCACAGGTCCCTCCCACCCAAGGTGGCGTGGGCTCCTCCGGCCAAAGACGGCAGCTACGCCCGGGCCGCCGCGTCCCCTCCGGCGGCCTCCAAGCCCTCGCAGAGGTGGGAGTCCCTGCCCACGCAGAGCAGCACTTCCTCCGACCCAGAGACTCCTTCTCCCCAGCTCCACATCTCGGAGTCGGGGCTGCAGCTcacgccgccgccgccgtcgcTGCAGGACGAGGAGGACGATGAGGTGTTTGTCACGCCTTCCCAAGCGCCcttctccccgccgccgccgtccCGTCCTCTCCCCGAGCTGAGCTCTTGCACTTCTGCCAACGGCACGCAGGAAttcccacctcctccccctccccaggagggCCACGGGGCAGCTGGAGACAAATCCCCCCGGCTCCCAGAGGAGGCCGGCGTGAG CTTCAAAAGCTTTCCCAAAGTCCTGGCTGAGAGGGAGATAACAGGGTTGGGCACCAGCACCGGTGAAAATAATTGGCCGACGTCGTTAAAGAGGACTGGCTCTCCATCTGCTGTGGATCAGCAGCATCAGTCCCCTGCTTCTTCTGAAGGGCCTCAGAGCACTGACAGACAGCCCATAACTCAGCCTGAAGGTAACCCCAGAGAGCCAGCACTGGAAAATGCCAGCCTGGACTCCGGGATAACCAGCACAGCACCTCCAGTGAAGGCAAAGAACAAGACCCCAGAGGATATCAAGTCAGAGGCACTAGCAAAAGAAATTGTGCATAAAGACAAGTCTCTGGCTGATATCCTGGATCCAGATTCCAAAATGAAGACAACCATGGACCTGATGGAAGGGATTTTCCCCGGTGGAACCAGCGTGCTGAAGGAGAACAACATGAAGAGGAAGATGTCGCAGACACAAGGCAGCAGGACGGCAGTGGCGGGTGACAG gagagaggaaaaggaagctCCTGTCACCCTCGTCACCTGCCCTGCTTACTACAGCGTTTCAGCACccaaagctgagctgctgaataAAATCAAGGACTTGCCAGAAGAAGTAGGTGAGGAAGAAGAGCTGCTGGACATCAATGAGAAAAAG GCTGAGCTCATCGGGAGCTTGACCCACAAACTGGAAATCCTGAAGGAAGCCAAGGAGGGCCTGCTCGCAGACATTAAGATGAATAATGCTCTGGGAGAGGAGGTGGAGCTGTTGATCAGCACGCTGTGCAAACCCAACGAGTTTGACAAGTACAAGATGTTCATTGGCGATCTGGATAAGGTGGTGaacctcctgctgtccctctcGGGACGCCTGGCCCGCGTGGAGAACGTCTTGAGCAGCCTGGGGGACAACGCCAACAGCGAGGAGCGG AGTTCCCTGAACGAGAAGAGGAAGCTGCTGGCTGGCCAGCACGAGGACGCCCGCGAGCTGAAGGAAAACCTCGACCGTCGGGAACGGGTGGTCTTGGACATCCTGGGCAACTACCtctctgaggagcagctccaggactaCCAGCACTTTGTGAAGATGAAGTCTGCGCTCCTCATCGAGCAGCGAGAGCTCGACGACAAAATCAAActgggccaggagcagctcaagTGCCTGATGGAAAGTCTCCCCACAGACTtcacacccagagatgcagcagcagcggctgccctggctgcagcactcGCTACCTCCTCCGGGCTCGGTGGGAAAACACCTCCAGCAGCCTCTTCCTCACTCTGA